The Agaribacterium sp. ZY112 genome includes the window CGTGAGCTCGAACCCGACTGTTTGCTGCTAGATATTAATATGCCCAAGGGTGGCGGCTTTGAACTGCTGGAGCGCCTGCTAAGCCCACCCAAGCTTATTTTCACCACAGCTTACACAGAGTTTGCATTAAAAGCCTTCGATGTCGGCGCCTGCGACTATCTCGTCAAACCAATAGAACAACAGCGGCTCAATGAAGCCCTAGATAGAATTGCCTCTCAACTCGCGGCAGAACAACAGCAAAGCCAAAGTAACAACGCAGAAAAAAGGCTAGAACCAGAAGACAAAATCTTTGTAAAAGATGGGGATGCTTGTTATTTAATTCGACTGGGCGATATTCAATTTATTGAGTCCATCGGCAATTACTCACGACTTTATTTTTACCAAAAGGGTGTACAGCATAAAGCCATGCTTAAACGCTCGCTTAAACACTTGGAAAGCCGCCTGCCGGAACAAGATTTTATTCGCATCAACAGGCAAGTAATATGTAAAATCGATGCAATTGAGAATATAGAAACCATCGAAGGTGGCGCGATTAAGCTAGAACTAAAGCTAGGTAAAAATAAGATCGAATTAGAAATGTCCCGCCGCCAGGCTCAAGAGTTAAAGGAAAGACTTAGTATTTAGCTTAAGTTCGGCGGCTCAGACCTAGATTCCATAGCAAGCCAAAGTATTCTCCGAAACCTAGGCACAAGCTGTAGTTACAACCTAGACAGCCTATTGCTAGGCGAATGTTAATTCAGTCACCTGCTGTCGGCGCTCCGTTGTCTCCTCTTTCAACACATCAAATTGATTTCATCCTATAAATCGCTATCAAATCGGTTTAGGCCGATGCCTATATGTAGGAGTAGGGATTAAGGCTTGGTTTTAGGTAATAACGGCTAAATATAGTAAGGTTTCCATATCTAGCCATGCGAATAAGTAAGCTGTTAGGCCCTGGAATAACTTATGAATGAACTCTGTGCAATTTGTGGCGTGCGACTAGGTTGTACTCGAGATCATGTGCCCCCCAAAGGTATTTTTGTGAAACCTAGACCAAGTAATTTGATTACTGTTCCAGCATGCAAAGAGTGTAATAACGATGCGTCAGGGCTTGATGAGAAGTTTCTAGTATATTTAGGCTGTCATGTTAGCTTTTATGGCGAGCAAGGAGGAAAATTATTTGACGATCGGGTCCTCCGTACTTTAGGCCACAATAAGAAACTCAAGAAAACAATTCTCGAGGGTATGGAGAAGATTAAACTAGTTAACTCCGAGGGTATGTCTCTAGGGCCGGCATATCGGGGCCAGTGGGATAGCAAAGCACATGATAAAATTATTGAACGGACTATTAGAGGTTTATATTTTCATCATTTTAATGAAATTCTAGGCTTTGAATCCGAGGTAAAAGTACATTTTTTCAAAAAGCTCGGTGAGCTCGTAAGAGTGTCTGAAAACTGGAATCAATATAGCTTTGGAGATGGTCAAGTAATCTATCGATATGCCCGTGCCGAACAGAATGGGAAAATTAAATCCGTCTGGCTCTTCCAGTTTTATGGTTCACACTGGGCTGGAGGTAGTACCAATTCAAAAGTTTAAATGACCTAACAAGGTAATCCAGCACAGCCACTTCGTGGCTTGAACAGCCTAGCCGTCGCGGATTTCGGCGTTAAATACCCGACACAGCAAAATCAAGAGAATTGATAATCTCAGCCCTAAAATGCGATAAAGATCCAATAGGATCTTTTAAGATTAAAGTTGGAACTGAAGCCATTTGAGGCGTAAGAATTAGAAATTGCTCCCCCTCATAAGTAACCTCTGGAGTGAGTCTATCCATAGCTTCGTTTTTAAAAGCCGACTTTAGGCCCAGAGGAATAACAAGCCTCGTCGCGAGGTCACTTAGAAAAGGATTTTGAATATCGAGCAGGTATGGCATGTACTTCTTGCTTGTTCGACTCGGATTTCTATATACGTCGAACTGGGTCATTAAAACGATCTGTACTCATCACTGAAAAGCCCGTTTTCTTCAACAAAACTGTTATACGCCTTAATAGCGGCCACGTTTTCACGCTTCCAGGTTTCAGCACGTTCATCAGCTAACTTTTGCTTTAATGCTTGCTCAAGCATCGCCGATAAATTAACGTTCAGTTTTCGGCTTTTCGCCAGTAAGTCACTGTTTATACTAAGGTTTGTCGCCTTTTTGGGGGCGTTTGGGTCATATAAAGTTTGCATACAATTCCACCTATGCGCATAGCAATACGCATAGAATATCTCCCTTCACGAGAGTTCTCAAGTGCGAGCACCCACCTGAAGCGCAGTAAAACAATCAGCCAAGCTCGGAAACTAAGTCG containing:
- a CDS encoding LytR/AlgR family response regulator transcription factor, which gives rise to MKVLIIDDESLARDELRYLLKDRHDIDIVGEAGDIDTAEKLIRELEPDCLLLDINMPKGGGFELLERLLSPPKLIFTTAYTEFALKAFDVGACDYLVKPIEQQRLNEALDRIASQLAAEQQQSQSNNAEKRLEPEDKIFVKDGDACYLIRLGDIQFIESIGNYSRLYFYQKGVQHKAMLKRSLKHLESRLPEQDFIRINRQVICKIDAIENIETIEGGAIKLELKLGKNKIELEMSRRQAQELKERLSI
- a CDS encoding HNH endonuclease, giving the protein MNELCAICGVRLGCTRDHVPPKGIFVKPRPSNLITVPACKECNNDASGLDEKFLVYLGCHVSFYGEQGGKLFDDRVLRTLGHNKKLKKTILEGMEKIKLVNSEGMSLGPAYRGQWDSKAHDKIIERTIRGLYFHHFNEILGFESEVKVHFFKKLGELVRVSENWNQYSFGDGQVIYRYARAEQNGKIKSVWLFQFYGSHWAGGSTNSKV
- a CDS encoding CcdB family protein; this encodes MTQFDVYRNPSRTSKKYMPYLLDIQNPFLSDLATRLVIPLGLKSAFKNEAMDRLTPEVTYEGEQFLILTPQMASVPTLILKDPIGSLSHFRAEIINSLDFAVSGI
- a CDS encoding type II toxin-antitoxin system CcdA family antitoxin, producing the protein MQTLYDPNAPKKATNLSINSDLLAKSRKLNVNLSAMLEQALKQKLADERAETWKRENVAAIKAYNSFVEENGLFSDEYRSF